In Rhodococcus sp. OK302, one genomic interval encodes:
- the rsmD gene encoding 16S rRNA (guanine(966)-N(2))-methyltransferase RsmD, producing MTRIIAGLAGGRRLRVPPVGTRPTSDRVREALFSALEARIDLDGCAVLDLFAGSGALGLEALSRGAEHVMLVESDAKAAAVIKDNMATVSLTGAVLRAAPVAAVVSGPSAREYDIVIADPPYAITDEAVISMLENLRSNKWVGEGTIVVLERSSRSPETAWPEGFEAVKAKKYGEARIELATCYGLDS from the coding sequence GTGACACGCATTATCGCCGGACTCGCAGGCGGTCGCCGTCTGCGAGTCCCGCCGGTCGGCACCCGGCCCACCTCGGACCGGGTTCGTGAGGCATTGTTCAGTGCACTCGAAGCGCGAATCGACCTTGACGGTTGCGCTGTTCTCGATCTGTTCGCCGGTTCGGGAGCCCTTGGCCTCGAAGCACTTTCGCGGGGAGCTGAGCATGTGATGCTCGTCGAGTCCGACGCAAAAGCTGCAGCTGTGATCAAGGACAACATGGCAACGGTCTCCTTGACCGGAGCGGTTCTGCGGGCCGCTCCGGTCGCAGCGGTGGTCTCGGGGCCGAGTGCGCGGGAATACGACATCGTCATCGCCGACCCGCCGTACGCAATCACCGACGAGGCCGTCATCTCGATGCTCGAGAATCTTCGGAGCAACAAGTGGGTGGGGGAGGGGACGATAGTCGTGCTCGAACGCTCGTCCCGCTCACCCGAGACTGCGTGGCCGGAAGGCTTCGAGGCTGTCAAGGCCAAGAAGTACGGCGAAGCCCGGATCGAACTTGCAACCTGCTACGGTCTGGACTCATGA
- the coaD gene encoding pantetheine-phosphate adenylyltransferase, giving the protein MTGAVCPGSFDPVTNGHLDVIGRVATQFDELVVTVMINKSKRGMFTVDERIEMLEDATSHLPNVRVSSWHGLLVDYAKQEGLTAIVKGLRGANDFDYELQMAQMNQKLSGVDTLFVATNPTYSYLSSSLVKEVATFGGDVADMLPANVHTRLLARIAERAAENS; this is encoded by the coding sequence ATGACTGGCGCCGTTTGCCCCGGATCCTTCGACCCCGTGACCAATGGTCACCTGGACGTAATCGGAAGAGTTGCTACGCAATTCGACGAGCTCGTCGTCACGGTGATGATCAACAAGAGCAAGCGTGGGATGTTCACCGTCGACGAGCGCATCGAGATGCTCGAAGACGCGACGAGCCATCTGCCCAACGTGCGTGTGAGTTCGTGGCACGGGCTTCTGGTCGACTACGCGAAGCAGGAAGGCCTCACCGCGATCGTCAAGGGCCTTCGCGGTGCCAACGACTTCGACTACGAACTGCAGATGGCTCAGATGAACCAGAAGCTCAGTGGCGTCGACACGCTCTTCGTTGCGACCAATCCCACGTACAGCTACCTCTCCAGCTCGCTGGTCAAGGAAGTCGCGACTTTCGGTGGCGATGTAGCCGACATGCTGCCCGCGAACGTACACACCCGGTTGCTCGCCCGTATCGCGGAACGTGCCGCCGAAAACAGCTGA
- a CDS encoding DivIVA domain-containing protein, whose product MYRVFEALDELVAIVEEARGVPMTAGCVVPRGDVLELLDDVRDAIPSELDDAQDVLDHRDKLVSDARSTAEKTVSSANSEATSTVENARDDADRILSDAKAQADRMVSEARAHADQLVADAEEEAERTVTDGRREYDAVTGRARTESERMIDAGKASYDRSVAEGSAEQARLVSQTEVVQNAHTESARVIDTAHAESDRMRSECDLYVDTKLAEFEEFLSGTVRSVGRGRQQLRTGSGVPDYLDEERRPERRR is encoded by the coding sequence GTGTACCGGGTATTCGAGGCGCTGGACGAACTGGTCGCGATTGTCGAAGAGGCGCGCGGTGTCCCCATGACTGCCGGGTGCGTCGTCCCCCGTGGCGACGTGCTCGAGCTGCTCGACGATGTTCGTGACGCTATTCCGAGTGAGCTCGACGACGCTCAAGACGTCCTCGATCACCGTGACAAGTTGGTTTCGGACGCACGCTCCACTGCCGAAAAGACGGTCAGTAGCGCTAACTCCGAAGCAACATCGACGGTCGAAAATGCACGCGATGACGCCGATCGGATCCTTTCCGACGCGAAGGCCCAAGCCGATCGGATGGTTTCCGAGGCGCGCGCGCACGCCGATCAGCTGGTCGCCGATGCCGAGGAAGAAGCCGAACGTACCGTCACCGACGGTCGACGCGAGTACGACGCTGTCACCGGGCGGGCACGCACCGAGTCCGAGCGCATGATCGACGCCGGCAAGGCGTCGTACGACCGTTCTGTCGCCGAGGGAAGCGCCGAGCAGGCGCGACTGGTGTCGCAGACCGAGGTCGTCCAGAACGCGCATACGGAATCGGCTCGGGTGATCGATACCGCGCATGCGGAGTCCGACCGAATGCGTTCCGAGTGCGATCTGTACGTCGATACCAAGCTTGCGGAATTCGAGGAGTTCTTGAGCGGGACGGTGAGGTCCGTCGGCCGGGGTCGTCAGCAATTGCGGACGGGTTCCGGTGTGCCGGATTACCTCGATGAGGAGCGGCGCCCCGAGCGTCGACGCTGA